Proteins encoded by one window of Salvia splendens isolate huo1 chromosome 5, SspV2, whole genome shotgun sequence:
- the LOC121802630 gene encoding LOB domain-containing protein 25-like: MAASSSSSSYSNPPCAACKFLRRRCLSGCIFAPYFPPEEPTKFVKVHKIFGASNVSKLLNEIPAYQREEAVNSLTYEAEARLKNPVYGCVGAITILQRQIFTLQRELDATNADIMRFASGTGAPADDPRGSGSGYADPNSTDYWTGKGQDHGGI; encoded by the exons ATGGCGGCTTCTTCTTCGAGCAGCAGCTACTCAAACCCTCCGTGCGCCGCCTGCAAATTCCTGCGGCGGAGATGCCTCTCCGGGTGCATCTTCGCGCCATATTTCCCGCCGGAGGAGCCTACGAAGTTCGTGAAAGTCCACAAAATCTTCGGCGCCAGCAACGTGAGCAAGCTGCTGAACGAGATCCCGGCTTACCAGCGCGAGGAAGCGGTCAACTCGCTGACTTACGAAGCCGAGGCTAGGCTGAAAAACCCCGTCTACGGCTGCGTCGGCGCCATCACCATTCTCCAGCGCCAGATTTTCACCCTTCAGAGAGAGCTCGACGCCACCAATGCTGAC ATCATGCGCTTCGCTAGCGGAACCGGAGCCCCTGCGGATGATCCGAGAGGAAGCGGGTCGGGTTATGCTGACCCGAATAGTACGGATTATTGGACTGGGAAAGGTCAAGATCATGGAGGCATCTAA